Proteins encoded together in one Caldicellulosiruptor saccharolyticus DSM 8903 window:
- a CDS encoding MoaD/ThiS family protein, with product MTVVFVGTNKQVTIKGPKSAQQLAKELGISLESHVFIKNGEIVAPDEIIQDEDTVEIISAISGG from the coding sequence GTGACAGTGGTATTTGTTGGAACAAACAAACAGGTTACTATAAAAGGACCGAAAAGTGCCCAGCAGCTTGCAAAAGAGCTTGGGATAAGCTTAGAGTCACATGTTTTTATAAAAAACGGTGAGATTGTTGCTCCAGATGAAATCATACAGGATGAGGATACAGTTGAGATAATCTCTGCAATCTCAGGTGGCTGA
- a CDS encoding zinc ribbon domain-containing protein has protein sequence MFFIGIFGIEEKAKVIRQIDVEICPFCTRKGSYTLFKVYNYLHFFFIPVLRWNTRYFIQTSCCSKVYLITNPQLAHDLEYGKDVPITLADVELFRNLQGMYQEGIDSDFCPNCGNRVSKNFLYCPYCGQKLE, from the coding sequence ATGTTCTTTATAGGAATATTTGGTATAGAAGAAAAGGCAAAAGTCATTCGTCAAATAGATGTTGAAATATGCCCATTTTGCACACGCAAAGGTTCGTACACTCTTTTTAAGGTTTATAACTATCTCCATTTCTTTTTTATACCTGTTTTGAGGTGGAACACAAGATATTTTATTCAAACAAGTTGTTGTTCAAAAGTTTACCTTATTACAAACCCTCAACTTGCACATGATTTAGAGTATGGCAAAGATGTGCCTATTACCCTTGCTGATGTCGAACTTTTCAGAAACCTGCAAGGAATGTACCAAGAAGGCATTGACTCTGATTTTTGTCCAAACTGTGGAAACAGAGTTTCAAAAAACTTCTTGTACTGTCCATATTGCGGTCAAAAGCTCGAATAA
- a CDS encoding DUF3006 domain-containing protein — MKVVIDRFEGKFAVLELENGKIVNVPIDIIPQGAKEGDVLLIEIDKKETENRQKRISKLFEELKE; from the coding sequence ATGAAGGTTGTAATTGACAGGTTTGAAGGTAAGTTTGCAGTACTTGAGCTTGAAAATGGGAAGATTGTAAATGTGCCGATTGACATAATTCCTCAGGGTGCAAAAGAAGGAGATGTGCTTTTGATAGAAATTGACAAAAAAGAGACAGAAAATAGACAAAAGAGAATTAGCAAGCTTTTTGAAGAGCTAAAAGAATAA
- the folP gene encoding dihydropteroate synthase, with protein sequence MRLISKDANIKKIMYQKGFDEGEILDFEKRASSVVLKFENIKDVSHFVKLLSDLGYYVVVKDDIAFATTSKSNFERTKCYLAEEGFECSFEADFAISQRRLQAKDKVINLLKTNVMGIINVTPDSFYEGSRVDLAGVSQKALEMIQDGADVIDVGGESTRPFSEPVPEDEELKRVIPAIEAIRTVSKDIPISVDTYKSSVARKAIEAGADIINDISGGTFDKDMFKVAAEYNVPIIIMHIKGTPKDMQQNPYYEDVIEEILQFFEKRIDEALKAGVELENIILDPGIGFGKRLEDNLEIIRRCEEFKVLGRPILIGASRKSTIGTVLGGLPPQDRLEGTIAISTICALKRIEFVRVHDVKENKRAILMTEAIINS encoded by the coding sequence TTGAGACTTATTTCAAAAGATGCAAATATAAAGAAAATTATGTACCAAAAAGGATTTGATGAAGGGGAGATTTTAGATTTTGAAAAAAGAGCAAGTAGTGTAGTTTTAAAATTTGAAAATATCAAAGATGTTTCGCACTTTGTAAAGCTTCTTTCGGACCTTGGTTATTATGTAGTTGTAAAAGATGATATTGCTTTTGCTACAACTTCAAAGTCTAATTTTGAAAGAACAAAGTGTTATCTTGCTGAGGAGGGTTTTGAGTGCAGTTTTGAAGCTGATTTTGCTATTTCACAAAGAAGGCTTCAAGCAAAGGACAAGGTCATAAATCTTCTTAAGACAAATGTGATGGGTATAATAAATGTCACGCCAGACTCTTTTTATGAGGGCTCAAGAGTTGACTTGGCTGGGGTTTCCCAAAAAGCACTTGAGATGATTCAAGACGGGGCAGATGTGATTGATGTTGGAGGAGAGTCAACAAGGCCATTTTCAGAACCAGTGCCAGAAGATGAGGAGCTAAAGAGGGTTATTCCTGCAATTGAAGCAATAAGAACTGTTAGCAAGGACATTCCAATCTCCGTTGACACTTATAAAAGCTCTGTTGCAAGAAAGGCAATAGAGGCTGGTGCTGACATAATAAATGATATTAGCGGTGGCACATTTGACAAAGACATGTTCAAGGTAGCAGCAGAGTATAATGTCCCTATTATTATCATGCACATAAAAGGCACGCCCAAGGATATGCAGCAAAACCCCTATTATGAAGATGTTATAGAAGAGATTTTGCAGTTTTTTGAAAAAAGGATTGATGAGGCACTCAAAGCAGGGGTTGAGCTTGAGAACATCATCTTAGACCCAGGGATAGGGTTTGGGAAAAGGCTTGAGGACAATTTAGAAATAATAAGAAGATGTGAAGAGTTCAAAGTTCTTGGAAGGCCAATTTTGATTGGTGCGTCAAGAAAATCTACAATTGGTACTGTGTTAGGAGGGCTTCCACCTCAAGATAGGCTTGAAGGGACAATTGCAATTTCGACAATTTGTGCACTAAAGAGGATTGAATTTGTAAGAGTGCACGATGTGAAAGAGAACAAAAGAGCAATCTTGATGACAGAAGCTATTATAAATAGCTAA
- a CDS encoding TIGR00269 family protein, whose protein sequence is MKCVRCKQKAKILLKRHNAAFCNECFLYYYRNQVTKNIRKYKMFDKKDKILAVISGGKDSMALWDVLVKEGYNVVAMYINLGIGEYSNRSQKVVESFASKNNLPLIVKDIKKEFGLDIYKLSKTLKRSPCSICGSIKRYLFNKVAYDGGFSAVATGHNLDDEAATLLGNVLSWEEGYLARQAPVLPQTHPKLIKKVKPLYSLTERENLYYVLLNKIEFLHEECPHSVGARSILFKEVLNKLEEESPGTKQRFLNGFLEKGRRHFQDVSEKLELRECKTCGQVTTTEECSFCRFVKICNHQQET, encoded by the coding sequence TTGAAGTGTGTAAGATGCAAACAAAAAGCTAAAATTTTGCTCAAAAGACACAATGCAGCCTTTTGCAATGAGTGTTTTTTGTATTATTACAGAAATCAAGTAACTAAAAATATTCGCAAATACAAGATGTTTGACAAAAAAGATAAGATTTTAGCAGTAATCTCTGGTGGCAAGGACAGTATGGCTCTTTGGGATGTTCTGGTCAAAGAGGGCTACAATGTTGTTGCAATGTATATAAATCTTGGAATAGGTGAGTATTCCAACAGGTCGCAAAAGGTTGTTGAGAGCTTTGCAAGTAAAAATAACCTTCCGCTCATTGTAAAGGACATCAAAAAGGAGTTTGGACTTGATATATACAAGCTTTCAAAGACTTTAAAACGAAGTCCTTGTTCTATTTGTGGGTCGATCAAAAGGTATTTGTTTAACAAGGTAGCATACGACGGCGGTTTTTCGGCTGTTGCAACAGGTCATAACTTGGACGATGAAGCGGCAACACTTCTTGGGAATGTCTTAAGCTGGGAAGAGGGGTATCTTGCAAGACAAGCACCAGTGCTACCTCAAACTCATCCAAAACTCATAAAAAAAGTAAAGCCTCTTTATAGTTTAACAGAAAGAGAAAACCTCTACTATGTGCTTTTGAACAAGATTGAGTTTTTGCATGAAGAGTGTCCTCATTCTGTTGGAGCACGTTCAATCCTTTTCAAAGAAGTACTAAATAAGCTTGAAGAGGAAAGCCCTGGGACAAAGCAAAGGTTTTTAAATGGTTTTCTTGAAAAGGGCAGAAGGCATTTTCAGGATGTGAGTGAAAAACTTGAACTAAGAGAGTGCAAAACTTGTGGCCAGGTCACAACGACCGAGGAGTGTTCGTTCTGCAGGTTTGTAAAGATTTGCAACCATCAACAAGAAACTTAA
- a CDS encoding nucleotidyl transferase AbiEii/AbiGii toxin family protein, protein MLSELFNKALLILDCAKIPEEEWTFGGGTALSLYFHHRESKDIDIFLTEAQYLPFLSPRLNEVAREIVDDYTEASNFVKLRFPEGEIDFVVAPYLTKDYCQIMEINGRKVRLETPEEIIVKKLFYRAENLKIRDIVDITIVYRERKTMLKQYFLLIYPKIKIIEHRWDKLKKKYFEDIGKIKIFNKSLIEQVPLLFNQFLEDLRQMSQM, encoded by the coding sequence ATGTTATCTGAATTATTTAATAAGGCGCTACTTATTCTGGACTGTGCAAAAATACCTGAAGAAGAATGGACATTTGGTGGCGGTACAGCTCTTTCTTTGTACTTTCACCATAGAGAAAGCAAAGATATTGATATCTTTTTAACTGAAGCACAATATCTTCCATTTCTCTCTCCTCGGCTAAACGAAGTGGCAAGAGAAATAGTAGATGATTATACTGAGGCATCTAATTTTGTAAAGCTAAGGTTTCCAGAAGGAGAAATAGATTTTGTCGTTGCGCCATACTTAACCAAAGATTATTGTCAAATTATGGAAATTAATGGTAGAAAGGTGCGGCTTGAAACACCAGAGGAAATAATTGTCAAAAAACTTTTTTATAGGGCTGAAAATTTAAAAATTCGTGATATAGTAGATATTACGATTGTTTACAGAGAGAGAAAAACCATGTTAAAACAATATTTTTTATTGATTTATCCAAAAATTAAAATTATTGAGCATCGATGGGATAAACTAAAGAAAAAATATTTTGAGGACATTGGCAAAATCAAAATATTTAACAAAAGCTTGATAGAACAAGTACCTTTGTTATTTAACCAATTTTTGGAAGATTTGAGGCAAATGTCTCAAATGTAA
- the queE gene encoding putative 7-carboxy-7-deazaguanine synthase QueE: MKKAKFKVVEKFVSIEGEGIRSGFPAIFLRFAGCNLNCSYCDTRYATQNPDYEEITLDQILEYVNSIGFKRVTLTGGEPLIQPHIHDLIDSLIKEGFEVNIETNGSVDIRYVNRNAIITMDYKCPSSGMEDKMLLENIKYLGKSDVLKFVVGTNQDLERAFEIIRLFEPSCNIYFSPVHGKIEPKEIVSFILSHKLQNCRLQLQLHKIIWPDRERGV; encoded by the coding sequence ATGAAAAAAGCCAAATTCAAAGTTGTAGAAAAATTTGTCAGCATCGAAGGAGAAGGAATAAGAAGCGGGTTTCCTGCTATCTTTTTGAGATTTGCAGGGTGTAATCTGAACTGCTCTTATTGCGATACAAGGTATGCCACACAAAACCCTGACTATGAAGAAATAACACTTGACCAAATCCTTGAATATGTTAATTCAATAGGTTTTAAAAGGGTTACGCTAACTGGTGGCGAGCCTTTAATACAGCCTCACATACACGACCTTATTGATAGCCTTATTAAAGAAGGTTTTGAAGTTAACATTGAAACAAATGGCTCTGTTGATATAAGATATGTCAACCGAAATGCTATTATCACAATGGATTACAAATGTCCATCAAGTGGAATGGAAGACAAGATGTTATTAGAAAATATTAAATATCTTGGAAAGTCTGACGTTTTGAAATTTGTTGTTGGAACAAACCAGGATTTAGAAAGAGCTTTTGAAATAATTCGGTTATTTGAGCCTTCATGCAATATCTACTTCAGTCCTGTGCATGGGAAAATTGAACCAAAAGAAATTGTGAGTTTTATCCTATCACATAAACTTCAAAACTGCAGACTGCAGCTTCAGCTTCACAAGATAATCTGGCCAGATAGAGAAAGAGGAGTTTAA
- the folK gene encoding 2-amino-4-hydroxy-6-hydroxymethyldihydropteridine diphosphokinase → MAIEYLKEKVEIEKVSKIIETEPYGYVEQPKFLNCCVMGKTQLSPAELLDFVLSIEEKMGRKRLFKWGPRNIDIDILFYDSATIDQENLKIPHPELHKREFVLLPLIEIAPDFVHPAFKKTVLELYRELKNSM, encoded by the coding sequence ATGGCAATAGAGTATTTAAAAGAAAAGGTAGAAATTGAAAAGGTCTCAAAGATTATTGAGACAGAGCCTTACGGGTATGTAGAGCAGCCAAAGTTTTTAAACTGCTGTGTAATGGGTAAGACACAGCTTTCACCCGCTGAGCTTTTAGATTTTGTGCTGAGTATAGAAGAGAAGATGGGCCGAAAAAGGCTTTTTAAATGGGGTCCGAGAAACATTGATATAGACATTTTATTTTATGACTCTGCTACAATAGACCAAGAGAATTTGAAAATTCCTCATCCGGAGTTACACAAGCGAGAGTTTGTACTCCTGCCACTGATTGAAATAGCACCAGATTTTGTCCACCCAGCGTTTAAAAAGACAGTTCTTGAGCTCTACAGAGAGCTTAAAAATTCAATGTGA
- a CDS encoding RidA family protein — protein MKKCIVANDAPKPVGPYSHAVLINNMLFVSGQLAINPQTGKIEGDDIKAQTELVFKNIEAILREAGFCFDDVVKVNVYISNLADFAKFNEVYSNIFKENYPARTTVEAKLLPGALVEVDVIAAK, from the coding sequence ATGAAAAAGTGTATAGTGGCAAACGATGCTCCAAAACCAGTCGGCCCATATTCACATGCCGTTTTGATTAACAATATGCTTTTTGTGTCTGGCCAGCTTGCTATAAACCCGCAAACTGGGAAAATAGAAGGTGATGACATAAAAGCTCAAACAGAGCTTGTCTTTAAAAATATCGAAGCTATATTAAGAGAGGCTGGGTTTTGTTTTGACGATGTTGTAAAAGTAAACGTATATATTTCAAATTTGGCTGACTTTGCTAAGTTTAATGAAGTCTATAGCAACATTTTCAAAGAGAACTATCCAGCAAGGACAACTGTAGAAGCAAAGCTTTTGCCAGGTGCGTTGGTTGAAGTTGACGTTATTGCTGCAAAGTAA
- a CDS encoding biotin--[acetyl-CoA-carboxylase] ligase: MDKKSIYILKKLYEEDFVSGENLAKELEISRMAVNKRIKSLQEMGFAIVSYKKKGYQLVDKDIIRVWEIEDFISKSELFKDFLYFPQIDSTNNYVKENQENLKSATVVYAERQNAGRGRLGRSWTDLEKGVKMSIFLRLEVIDIEKVVPLTLFTGLIVNRVLRKYKVQSFIKWSNDILLNGKKVCGILTELSGEIEGAGNVIIGIGLNVNAASLPDELLEIATTLKKEIGMDFDRTKIIIEILKEFENELENFKKYGFSHFRDEYKSYCINLGREIIINGEKKAFCKDIGQNGELICVQEGREIKIQTGEVTIRW; encoded by the coding sequence ATGGACAAAAAGTCAATATACATATTAAAAAAACTCTATGAAGAGGACTTTGTCTCAGGCGAAAATCTCGCAAAAGAACTTGAAATCAGCCGTATGGCAGTAAATAAAAGAATAAAGAGCCTGCAAGAGATGGGCTTTGCGATAGTATCTTATAAGAAAAAAGGCTATCAGCTTGTTGACAAAGACATAATAAGAGTTTGGGAGATAGAAGATTTCATCTCAAAGTCTGAGTTGTTCAAGGATTTTTTATATTTTCCGCAAATAGACTCAACAAACAACTATGTAAAAGAAAATCAAGAAAACTTGAAGTCAGCAACGGTTGTATATGCAGAGAGACAGAATGCTGGCAGAGGACGGCTTGGCAGAAGCTGGACTGACTTAGAAAAAGGAGTTAAGATGTCTATTTTTCTGAGGCTTGAGGTCATTGACATAGAAAAGGTGGTTCCGCTTACACTCTTTACAGGGCTTATTGTCAACAGGGTTTTGAGAAAGTATAAAGTTCAAAGTTTTATCAAGTGGTCAAATGATATTCTTTTAAATGGCAAAAAGGTATGCGGAATTTTGACAGAGCTTTCAGGTGAGATTGAAGGTGCTGGAAATGTCATCATCGGAATAGGTCTTAATGTGAATGCAGCAAGCCTTCCTGATGAACTTCTGGAGATTGCAACCACATTAAAGAAAGAGATAGGTATGGACTTTGACAGGACAAAAATAATTATTGAAATCTTAAAAGAATTTGAAAACGAGCTTGAGAATTTTAAAAAGTACGGTTTTTCCCACTTTAGGGATGAGTATAAAAGCTATTGCATAAACCTTGGCAGAGAGATTATCATAAATGGCGAGAAAAAGGCGTTTTGTAAAGACATAGGCCAAAATGGTGAGCTTATCTGTGTGCAGGAAGGCAGAGAAATAAAAATCCAAACTGGAGAGGTGACAATAAGGTGGTGA
- a CDS encoding DUF1284 domain-containing protein: MIELRFHHLLCFLGFRGLGYNKEFVDNFRKVYEKVFTEGQKVILVTHPDVICQKCPRLVDGICTAEDKVKNFDVKLREFLCKNGISNFDNVLPSEIYKVIKKLSTQEFEDICRSCEWFSLGYCKEGLLKLKSEQN, from the coding sequence ATGATAGAATTAAGATTTCACCATCTTTTGTGTTTTCTTGGCTTTAGAGGACTTGGTTATAACAAGGAGTTTGTGGATAATTTTAGAAAGGTGTATGAGAAGGTTTTTACTGAAGGCCAAAAAGTCATACTTGTCACACACCCAGATGTTATATGCCAAAAATGTCCAAGACTTGTGGATGGTATTTGCACAGCAGAAGATAAGGTGAAAAACTTTGATGTAAAGCTTAGGGAGTTTCTTTGCAAAAACGGTATTAGCAATTTTGACAATGTTTTGCCAAGTGAGATTTACAAAGTTATAAAAAAGCTCTCAACCCAAGAATTTGAAGATATCTGCAGAAGCTGTGAATGGTTTTCCTTGGGGTATTGCAAAGAGGGGCTCTTGAAACTAAAAAGCGAACAAAATTAA